From the Calditrichota bacterium genome, the window TCCAATAAAACGGAAGTGGTAAACGGGCAGGTCATCACCCATCGGGATTACGACTTTATCCTTAAACCGCGTGAGCTTGGAATGGGCTACGTGGAAGGCGTGATTGTAAAATACAAGGATCGCGTCAGCGGAAAAGAACACAGCCTGGTGACACAAAGAATCAGTTTAAAGGTTGTCGATCCCGTACCGGAGAGTCATTCCTCTACCCACTGGCCTGCGACCGTTCTGTACGCGGCACTGGTGATTATTTTTGCAGGAATTCTCTGGTTTTTTCTGATCTACCGGAAATCGAAAAAACCGGTTCTTGAAATTGAAGAAATACCGCCTCTGGAAGAGACCTATTTAAAGAATTTGAAAGAGCAAATTACGTTTGAAAATCCGGACTTAAAGAACGGATTTTCCAAACTTTCCAAGCTGCTGCGAAGTTATCTGTCAGAAAAATTTAATCTTCCCGCCAAACAGGCAACCACTCAGGAGCTTCTCAAAGACATGCAAAACCGGGCTATGGATGAAAAACTAATTTCCCAGACCAAAGAGGTTTTAAGCGTAGCGGATGAAATTAATTTCTCCGGCGGGTCGGGTTCCCGGGAGGAATTGGAGAAAATCTACGGAACGGTAGAGTCCATTCTGGAGCGTTATCTCGCGGCGGGGAAAGTCCATCAAGCAAACGACGAAACGACATCTTCAATAGAGACTGAAAACTGAGGGTTTTTTAAGGAGGTTCGATGCAACAGGATATTCAAGCGATTCACGAAAAGATTCAAAAAGAGAGTACCTTTGTGGATTCTCTGATGACGGAAATTTCCAAGGTTATTGTCGGACAGAATTACATGATCGAACGGCTGCTGATCGGTCTGCTTTCCAACGGACATGTGCTTCTGGAGGGGGTTCCGGGACTGGCAAAAACCATGGCGGTTAAGACGCTTTCTTCCGCCATTCAAACAAAATTTCAGCGGATTCAGTTTACGCCCGATTTACTCCCGGCTGACCTGGTGGGAACGCAGATTTACGATCAGAGGGATGGAAAGTTCAGCGTAAAAAAAGGGCCGATTTTTGCGAATCTGATTTTGGCTGATGAAATTAACCGATCGCCTGCCAAGGTGCAAAGTGCCCTTCTGGAAGCCATGATGGAACGGCAGGTGACCATCGGAGAAACGACATTCCCCCTGGACGACCCTTTTTTGGTGCTGGCCACACAGAATCCCATCGAACAGGAGGGAACGTATCCCCTGCCCGAAGCCCAGGTGGATCGCTTCATGCTTAAATTGAATATCGGGTACCCCTCAAAAGACGAAGAGCTGGAAATTATGCGGCGAAACACCAAGGGGGCTCTTCCCGAAATT encodes:
- a CDS encoding protein BatD, giving the protein MKQRILFPLLVFLFVFHTTFAQDSLKVAQQPAPENITVSTQVDRTTVPLNRTLTLHVSLVWQGDPDRYEIIDFENPALTNFEITGTSTSNKTEVVNGQVITHRDYDFILKPRELGMGYVEGVIVKYKDRVSGKEHSLVTQRISLKVVDPVPESHSSTHWPATVLYAALVIIFAGILWFFLIYRKSKKPVLEIEEIPPLEETYLKNLKEQITFENPDLKNGFSKLSKLLRSYLSEKFNLPAKQATTQELLKDMQNRAMDEKLISQTKEVLSVADEINFSGGSGSREELEKIYGTVESILERYLAAGKVHQANDETTSSIETEN
- a CDS encoding MoxR family ATPase, which produces MQQDIQAIHEKIQKESTFVDSLMTEISKVIVGQNYMIERLLIGLLSNGHVLLEGVPGLAKTMAVKTLSSAIQTKFQRIQFTPDLLPADLVGTQIYDQRDGKFSVKKGPIFANLILADEINRSPAKVQSALLEAMMERQVTIGETTFPLDDPFLVLATQNPIEQEGTYPLPEAQVDRFMLKLNIGYPSKDEELEIMRRNTKGALPEIQAVVKPEAIKRARSVVKDIYIDEKIERYIVDIVFATRNPDEYGLADLKPLIAYGGSPRASIYLAMASKAHAFLRHRGYVTPEDVRAIGMDVLRHRVIVTYEAEAEEISTEDVVRKVLNNIEVP